A single Triticum dicoccoides isolate Atlit2015 ecotype Zavitan chromosome 2A, WEW_v2.0, whole genome shotgun sequence DNA region contains:
- the LOC119356066 gene encoding protein RKD5-like — translation MEAPAAAAAAASTLSALAVFVSTVDRGAVRSAHGYRVAGKGGGCGWERWVEREFAFTPTSAREVPLPADALRLLPADWRGRPVYREGQIAGPWRCILAFDFVAAVAPPPVPPPVLCPFRNPRLMCVPSLYNDLTKVFQFQKVEEKVPGLVQCDSDEKLTTSDAKDRVSVKQEAGSDTDEPPQFGEDLLAPAEKQRRAHREYIASITLEDITQYFHLPIREASRTLKIGLSILKKKCRQYGIPRWPHRKLKSLDSLIHDLEFVIDDETERDGVKQEDHMQDEKENQDAIEALAKRKRMLETEKATIQQKPTLDLMAETKQFRQYVFKRKYRAKTLVSE, via the exons ATGGAagcccccgccgccgctgccgccgccgcctccaccctcTCCGCGCTCGCCGTCTTCGTCAGCACCGTTGACCGCG GTGCCGTGAGGAGCGCGCACGGCTACCGGGTCGCTGGCAAGGGAGGGGGCTGCGGCTGGGAGAGGTGGGTGGAGCGGGAGTTCGCCTTCACCCCCACCTCGGCCCGCGAGGTCCCGCTCCCCGCCGACGCGCTGCGCCTGCTCCCGGCGGATTGGCGCGGCCGCCCCGTCTACCGCGAGGGCCAGATTGCCGGGCCCTGGCGCTGCATCCTGGCATTCGAtttcgtcgccgccgtcgccccgccgcccgtgCCGCCGCCCGTGCTCTGCCCCTTCAG GAACCCGAGGCTCATGTGTGTGCCTTCCCTGTACAACGACCTGACAAAGGTGTTCCAGTTTCAGAAAGTTGAAGAAAAGGTTCCAGGGCTCGTTCAGTGCGATTCAGATGAGAAATTGACCACTTCGGATGCAAAGGACAGAGTTTCTGTTAAGCAAGAGGCGGGGTCTGATACCGATGAGCCACCCCAATTTGGTGAAG ACCTTCTAGCACCAGCTGAGAAGCAGAGGCGAGCCCACCGGGAGTATATAGCTAGCATTACTCTAGAGGACATAACTCAGTACTTCCATCTTCCAATCAGAGAAGCATCCAGGACTCTGAAGATTGGACTCAGCATTCTGAAGAAGAAATGCCGGCAATATGGGATACCTCGCTGGCCTCACCGCAAACTCAAGTCCCTTGATTCGCTGATTCATGATCTTGAG TTTGTGATTGACGACGAAACAGAAAGAGACGGCGTGAAGCAGGAGGATCACATGCAGGATGAGAAGGAGAATCAAGATGCAATCGAGGCGCTTGCTAAGCGGAAGAGGATGCTGGAGACTGAGAAGGCGACCATCCAGCAAAAGCCGACCCTGGACCTGATGGCCGAAACCAAGCAGTTCAGGCAGTATGTTTTCAAGAGGAAATACAGGGCAAAAACCCTAGTGAGCGAGTAG
- the LOC119356067 gene encoding protein RKD5-like isoform X2 produces the protein MDAAAAAVTTLSALAVFASTLHQGAVRSVHGYRVVAMGGRCAWDRWVEREFAFSPTSCREVPLPAAAPRILPVEWRGRPAYREGQVLGAWRCVLAFDSIAAVPLPPTPPPMLCPFRNPGLVCVPSLYNDLYMVYQFQKFQQAPELVKRDSDEKSTRLEAEDKTSDVEVKEESGSDSDEDPQSGEELPAHVERRRRAKKQHIASITLADIAPYFHLPIREASRALKIGVSILKQKCRQYGIPRWPHRKIKSLDSLISDLEFVMDDTDGDVVQKETRRQREKEKEREKEKEKQEAIQALAKRKRLLESEKEIIQQKPALDLMAETKLFREDVFKRRYRAKRLPGQ, from the exons atggacgccgccgccgccgccgtcaccaccCTCTCCGCGCTCGCCGTCTTCGCCAGCACGCTCCACCAAG GCGCCGTGCGGAGCGTGCACGGGTACAGGGTCGTCGcgatgggagggaggtgcgcgtggGACCGGTGGGTGGAGCGGGAGTTCGCCTTCTCCCCCACCTCCTGCCGCGAGGTCCCgctccccgccgccgcgccgcggaTACTCCCGGTCGAGTGGCGCGGCCGCCCGGCGTACCGCGAGGGCCAGGTGCTGGGCGCCTGGCGCTGCGTCCTGGCCTTCGATTCCATCGCCGCCGTGCCGCTGCCGCCCACGCCTCCCCCGATGCTCTGCCCCTTCCG GAACCCGGGGCTGGTGTGCGTGCCTTCGCTGTACAACGACCTGTACATGGTGTATCAGTTTCAGAAATTTCAACAGGCCCCGGAGCTCGTCAAACGTGATTCGGATGAGAAATCGACCCGTTTGGAAGcagaggataaaacttctgatgtcgAAGTTAAAGAAGAGTCAGGGTCTGATTCTGATGAGGATCCCCAATCTGGTGAAG AACTTCCAGCACATGTTGAGAGACGCCGGAGAGCCAAGAAGCAGCACATAGCTAGCATCACTCTAGCTGACATAGCCCCGTACTTCCATCTTCCAATCAGAGAAGCATCCAGGGCTCTGAAGATCGGAGTCAGCATACTGAAGCAGAAATGCAGGCAATACGGGATACCCCGCTGGCCTCACAGGAAGATCAAGTCCCTCGATTCACTGATTAGTGATCTGGAG TTTGTGATGGACGACacagatggagatgttgtgcagaaggaGACTCGCAggcagagggagaaggagaaggagagggagaaggagaaggagaagcaggaGGCGATCCAAGCGCTGGCTAAGCGGAAGCGGTTGCTGGAGAGCGAGAAGGAGATCATCCAGCAGAAGCCTGCCCTGGACCTGATGGCTGAAACCAAGCTGTTCAGGGAGGACGTTTTCAAGAGGAGATACAGAGCTAAAAGATTGCCCGGTCAATGA